The following coding sequences lie in one Fusibacter sp. A1 genomic window:
- a CDS encoding sodium:alanine symporter family protein: protein MNMIFKVTSLLWSYVFPILLIILGLRLHIITKGKLISKLFYGVKVLKKYSFKETRMGISPLTALMVALSSTVGIGNIAGVFLAIQLGGPGALFWMWVLGVLSISIKYAETMLGHKYREIHENRYLGGPMMYLQHVFKNKTLPRVYAVSMLISIMLGVGVIPQAHMVLDIFTTTFETPLVITAFVLTGVVTYLAFGGLKNVKHMAIIIMPAMLILFVTGNLYILLLHANQIPQAFVLIVRSAFGMKVVAGASAGYALKYAVENGVKRGIFSSESGLGGATFASSQAIEVKSVEQGYVHILEVLIDTFVINTLTGLTFIITGVYKIAGESISLIESAYLDKFGIGKTIVTLGLIFFAFTTIVTWSYFGSECARYLKGEKAVRIFRLAFVVMVLTSSFWDMSIIWDLSDTTTAVMIIPNMIGLFALMKVVKNETKDYFEGEN, encoded by the coding sequence ATGAATATGATTTTTAAGGTGACCTCGTTGCTTTGGTCTTACGTATTCCCGATCTTACTGATAATACTTGGATTACGACTTCATATCATCACTAAAGGTAAACTGATTTCTAAACTGTTTTATGGAGTTAAAGTACTCAAGAAGTATTCATTTAAAGAAACAAGAATGGGTATCTCACCACTTACAGCACTAATGGTGGCCTTGTCATCCACTGTTGGAATAGGTAATATCGCAGGCGTTTTCCTAGCCATTCAATTAGGCGGGCCAGGCGCACTTTTTTGGATGTGGGTACTTGGGGTCTTAAGTATTTCCATCAAATATGCAGAAACCATGTTAGGGCATAAATACCGTGAGATTCACGAAAACAGGTATTTGGGTGGCCCGATGATGTACCTGCAGCATGTGTTTAAGAACAAGACTTTACCTAGAGTTTACGCAGTTTCCATGTTGATATCGATCATGTTGGGCGTCGGTGTTATTCCACAGGCGCATATGGTGCTGGATATTTTCACTACCACTTTTGAGACACCACTTGTGATTACAGCTTTCGTATTAACGGGAGTAGTGACTTATCTGGCGTTTGGCGGTTTAAAGAATGTGAAGCATATGGCGATAATCATCATGCCTGCCATGCTGATCCTATTTGTGACCGGTAACCTCTATATCTTGCTGCTCCATGCGAATCAAATTCCTCAAGCATTTGTTCTGATTGTAAGAAGTGCCTTTGGGATGAAGGTGGTTGCTGGTGCGAGTGCAGGCTATGCGCTAAAGTATGCAGTAGAAAATGGAGTTAAGAGAGGAATCTTTTCTAGTGAATCGGGACTTGGTGGCGCGACGTTCGCATCGAGCCAGGCAATAGAAGTCAAGTCAGTCGAACAAGGATATGTCCACATACTCGAAGTGTTGATTGATACATTTGTAATCAATACGTTGACAGGGCTGACATTTATCATTACAGGCGTTTACAAGATAGCTGGAGAAAGCATCAGTCTGATCGAATCGGCCTATTTAGACAAGTTTGGCATTGGAAAGACCATTGTTACTCTTGGCTTGATATTTTTCGCATTTACCACAATTGTCACATGGAGCTATTTTGGATCTGAATGTGCAAGATACTTAAAAGGAGAAAAGGCGGTAAGGATTTTTAGGTTGGCTTTTGTTGTGATGGTCCTTACAAGCAGCTTTTGGGATATGAGCATCATTTGGGATTTATCCGATACGACAACGGCAGTGATGATTATTCCAAATATGATTGGTCTGTTTGCTTTAATGAAAGTCGTCAAGAACGAGACTAAAGATTACTTTGAAGGAGAGAATTGA
- a CDS encoding S-layer homology domain-containing protein, whose protein sequence is MKKIIALILMVLLVSSSLTFALTDIDSHWSKLYVDDLITRGAINGYPDGSFKPDNKISVAAFTKILVSSMGYTAIGNSPTGHWAQLYMDKAKELGLITRSETEFTKLDSDITRGQIARMISRAMTETFDDLDSFKSQITDYNTIAFKDQAPVLLMYRSGIITGYTDGSFKDTQLASRGEASTMLVRFLDEGVRKVPEIVVAYQSDIQIEEFDDPNKVAFSVIIDIFRPLNDQYVDLKSYLLTKVDQKTTYEIIEYVKTKTNHHDSLPLKSFEWGNSKIQVGSNISNSWITIRGL, encoded by the coding sequence ATGAAAAAAATTATTGCACTTATCCTAATGGTCTTACTAGTCAGTTCATCTCTAACCTTTGCACTTACTGATATAGATAGCCACTGGTCCAAACTATATGTAGACGATTTAATCACCCGTGGTGCCATCAATGGGTATCCTGATGGTTCATTTAAACCTGACAATAAAATATCGGTTGCCGCCTTCACAAAAATACTGGTTTCATCCATGGGCTATACAGCAATCGGCAATTCCCCCACAGGACACTGGGCGCAGCTTTATATGGATAAAGCAAAGGAATTAGGACTGATTACAAGATCGGAGACTGAATTTACTAAACTGGATTCTGACATCACACGGGGTCAAATAGCGCGAATGATCAGTAGAGCAATGACAGAAACCTTTGACGATTTAGATAGCTTCAAATCGCAGATTACAGACTACAACACAATCGCCTTTAAAGACCAGGCACCCGTTTTATTAATGTACCGAAGTGGAATTATCACAGGCTACACCGATGGTTCATTTAAAGATACCCAGCTCGCATCTCGCGGTGAGGCATCTACGATGCTTGTGAGATTTTTAGATGAAGGGGTTAGGAAGGTTCCTGAGATTGTAGTTGCTTATCAAAGTGATATTCAAATCGAAGAATTTGATGATCCTAACAAAGTTGCATTTAGTGTAATTATTGATATTTTTAGACCGTTAAATGATCAGTATGTTGATTTAAAATCCTATCTTCTAACAAAAGTTGATCAGAAAACTACATATGAGATTATTGAATATGTTAAGACTAAAACTAATCATCATGATTCACTACCTCTGAAATCGTTTGAATGGGGTAATTCCAAAATTCAAGTTGGTTCTAACATCAGTAACAGCTGGATTACAATAAGAGGATTATAA
- a CDS encoding DUF4870 domain-containing protein codes for MNDEKNKVLAALAYLLFFIPLIACPEDEFAKFHANQGLILFIIVMANSIVMPWIPILGWIAMPIIGIASFVLFIIGIINALNSQKKELPFVGGFKILK; via the coding sequence ATGAATGATGAAAAAAACAAAGTATTAGCGGCGTTGGCTTATCTGCTATTTTTCATTCCGCTGATCGCTTGTCCAGAAGATGAATTTGCCAAGTTCCATGCAAATCAAGGTCTCATTCTCTTTATTATCGTAATGGCCAACTCGATTGTGATGCCATGGATTCCAATTTTAGGATGGATCGCAATGCCAATCATCGGAATCGCTTCTTTCGTATTGTTTATCATAGGAATCATTAACGCACTTAACAGCCAGAAGAAAGAGCTACCGTTTGTAGGTGGATTCAAAATTTTGAAATAG
- a CDS encoding 6-phospho-beta-glucosidase, which yields MNQTKNIPLKIAVIGGGSSYTPEIIEGFILRHHELPIKEIWLVDVEDGKEKLETVGNLAKRMVEKAGIDCKVYLTLNRREALKGASFVTTQFRVGQLDARIHDERIPLSNGMLGQETNGVGGFAKALRTIPVILDIAKDMEEICPDAWLINFTNPAGVITETVLRHTKIKAIGLCNVPVNMRKSIASILERDDFVFHATGLNHYVWGRHVYVDGKDIMPELLPKLLADDSFNPKNIGATPYMEEQILATGLMPCYYHSYFYLQDEMLSHAIDDFNKNGTRGEVVKRVEEELFEIYKDEHLNTKPKQLELRGGAYYSEAACELISAIYNDKRSLMIVNVQNNGTLSCLPDDAVIETTCMITNAGALPLNVASLPESAQAELLLLKTYERETIIAAMTGDYGKALHALTIHPLTRSGQILKETLDQVIEQNIAYLPQFKKH from the coding sequence ATGAATCAAACAAAGAATATTCCGCTTAAAATCGCGGTCATCGGTGGAGGATCCAGTTATACACCTGAGATCATCGAAGGATTCATCCTACGCCATCACGAGCTTCCAATCAAAGAAATCTGGCTTGTGGACGTTGAGGACGGAAAAGAAAAGCTTGAAACCGTAGGGAATCTGGCTAAACGAATGGTAGAAAAAGCTGGTATAGACTGCAAGGTCTACCTTACACTCAACAGAAGAGAAGCATTAAAAGGCGCTTCGTTTGTAACAACCCAGTTTAGAGTGGGCCAATTGGACGCTCGTATCCACGATGAGAGAATCCCTCTTTCAAATGGCATGCTAGGTCAAGAAACCAATGGCGTAGGAGGCTTTGCCAAGGCGCTCAGAACGATTCCTGTCATACTCGATATTGCAAAAGACATGGAAGAAATCTGCCCTGACGCATGGCTTATCAACTTCACAAACCCTGCGGGAGTGATTACTGAAACGGTGCTCAGGCACACAAAAATCAAAGCCATTGGGCTATGTAATGTTCCGGTAAACATGCGCAAATCGATTGCCAGCATATTAGAAAGAGACGACTTTGTATTTCACGCCACCGGCCTCAACCACTATGTCTGGGGCAGACATGTCTATGTGGACGGTAAAGATATCATGCCCGAACTGCTTCCTAAGCTCTTGGCAGATGATTCTTTCAATCCTAAGAACATCGGTGCAACACCGTATATGGAAGAACAGATCTTAGCGACTGGGCTGATGCCTTGTTACTATCATTCGTACTTTTACCTTCAAGATGAGATGTTAAGCCATGCAATCGATGACTTTAACAAGAATGGAACTCGAGGAGAAGTTGTAAAGCGTGTAGAAGAGGAGCTCTTCGAAATCTATAAGGATGAGCACTTGAATACTAAGCCAAAGCAGCTCGAGCTGCGCGGCGGGGCTTATTACTCAGAAGCGGCTTGTGAGCTTATCAGTGCGATCTACAACGACAAACGAAGCCTTATGATAGTTAATGTACAAAACAACGGCACGCTGTCATGCCTGCCGGATGACGCAGTCATCGAAACAACATGCATGATCACCAATGCGGGCGCACTGCCTTTAAACGTTGCTAGCTTGCCCGAATCGGCTCAGGCAGAACTGCTACTCTTAAAAACCTATGAACGCGAGACAATCATAGCAGCCATGACAGGTGATTACGGAAAAGCGCTACATGCACTGACAATACATCCACTTACAAGGTCAGGTCAAATCTTAAAAGAGACGCTAGATCAGGTAATCGAGCAAAACATAGCCTACCTTCCTCAGTTTAAAAAGCATTAA
- a CDS encoding sensor histidine kinase — MFNFKRFSLFTQVIIALSLSSILLVIMAVAIIANQGVNQVRQSMVNEYITESKRLSQLFTSEGIFDRVKYQSEQYDYVNVFYVVATYTKTGKVKQTEYLKLNYPFDELSETELEELNKSADSYLFSKVETAEKSKFPTYRLVLERPTEIIVVEAILSRFGNVQNRLNQNILILLFITLFSSIFIAQRTSERIVNPLKDMTDQINDMAYGSLEKGLDAQLTSGSNELGVLARAFERLRERTNQSFDEINQLNESLEQKIDERTRELLDTNTELEISIENLRSTQEMLVNTQKQVAISDLVRGMAHHLNTPLGNVKVSMSYLLSLIEKSECMEKANILATVDTIGRNMDRAINIVDRLKNVSIYEHVEKDSLIDLCEFTRDLIDFLSISPENKRLTFELECLSEVKLRSKPVILLQIITSIIENAKIHGFDDLENAIIKLVVELDTDMIYIKIMNNGKRVDGSIIDTIFDPFFTTERSLQHTGLGLHIARSQTIALGGNLYHESGELGTCFTIALPYNEEDRV; from the coding sequence ATGTTCAATTTTAAACGTTTTTCGCTGTTTACTCAAGTAATCATCGCACTTTCCCTTAGTTCGATCCTACTTGTGATCATGGCAGTAGCGATTATCGCCAACCAAGGAGTCAACCAAGTCAGACAGTCCATGGTCAACGAATACATAACAGAAAGCAAAAGATTGAGTCAGCTCTTCACGTCAGAGGGAATATTTGACAGGGTCAAGTATCAGTCAGAGCAATATGACTATGTAAATGTCTTTTACGTTGTTGCGACCTATACTAAAACAGGAAAAGTTAAGCAAACTGAATATTTGAAGTTGAATTATCCCTTTGACGAATTAAGCGAAACTGAACTCGAAGAACTAAATAAATCAGCAGATTCCTATCTGTTTTCAAAGGTGGAGACGGCAGAAAAAAGCAAGTTCCCAACCTATCGCTTGGTGCTGGAGAGACCTACTGAAATCATCGTGGTTGAGGCGATACTCAGCAGATTTGGCAATGTTCAAAATAGGCTTAACCAAAATATACTGATCCTATTGTTTATTACCTTGTTTTCAAGCATATTTATCGCCCAGCGCACGAGTGAAAGAATTGTAAATCCACTAAAGGACATGACCGATCAAATCAATGATATGGCCTACGGCAGCTTAGAAAAGGGACTGGATGCCCAGCTCACAAGTGGTAGCAACGAGCTTGGCGTTTTGGCCAGGGCCTTTGAAAGACTTAGGGAAAGAACCAACCAGTCCTTTGATGAAATCAATCAGTTGAACGAGTCATTGGAGCAAAAGATTGACGAACGGACAAGAGAGCTGCTTGATACCAATACAGAACTTGAAATATCGATAGAAAACCTTAGAAGCACACAGGAAATGCTGGTTAACACACAAAAACAAGTCGCGATTTCAGATCTTGTAAGGGGTATGGCCCATCACTTGAACACACCGCTAGGAAACGTAAAAGTCAGCATGAGCTATCTGCTTTCCTTAATTGAAAAAAGTGAGTGCATGGAAAAAGCAAACATACTCGCAACCGTCGATACCATTGGCAGAAATATGGATAGGGCCATCAATATCGTGGATAGGTTGAAAAACGTATCCATCTATGAGCATGTTGAAAAGGATTCGCTAATCGATCTTTGTGAGTTTACAAGAGATCTGATTGATTTCTTATCCATCTCACCTGAGAACAAAAGGTTGACTTTTGAACTTGAATGTCTCAGCGAGGTTAAGTTGAGGAGCAAGCCGGTGATTCTACTTCAAATCATCACTTCGATTATAGAAAATGCAAAGATACATGGGTTTGATGATTTGGAAAATGCGATCATTAAGCTTGTGGTTGAACTTGATACGGATATGATCTATATAAAAATCATGAATAATGGCAAAAGAGTTGACGGTTCTATTATCGATACCATATTCGATCCATTTTTCACCACCGAAAGATCCTTGCAGCATACCGGTCTTGGGCTTCATATCGCAAGAAGTCAAACCATCGCACTTGGCGGTAACCTATACCATGAGAGCGGTGAACTTGGCACTTGTTTTACAATTGCTTTGCCTTACAATGAGGAGGATCGAGTATGA
- a CDS encoding DUF5704 domain-containing protein, whose product MFGTCKYSNLTNISEYRYLGKSIDNQNIPNYNYSYDMKSSIDFSEMNWIYSPYNSLIITSDSRFDWVFNNTFNRYRDSLLLNSFLAGMHEQHGNPLRPTGDHFDETKDVPWQEIFHVVTPPTKTTYGLAMLWHISDLDGKLYYIDVALQPFNKLRGNIIIEYKDMTTGALVYPSETRLVDDGQSLSITAIDIPGFNYKGAGVDYIANPTITTVSKSVDVHYAYEYKKQTLYVTFYLEKDTASPNADLSGSIEISSDTFDASRAIPTGELVTISATIDTPTVFNYTSVLNTGVESYNVEVVKPYTLKWNEKTRHTSYHTSPCADTNGDSVVDDADDPCGGHTTTSNDPQSENGVERQTYSVDRSYSYYTIYELNHFELDLVNVYNPKLSYLDPVLLRASALGFVPEDIEVLQQTGYINRPDALGTNAAWNASLNKYIVTLPKSTYRRSSKPSFDFFDEADSAVGKIKVRNDRILVNGIHVLNDDWHLGSTPLPAPIPKLRSAVLTLKDYLISHRIFNGYGETTGFIEYTFKRQINSTLPLPSVAVTGNPLNIHTPVVCDVSANPEDDYDQRSDLSGGRVNVPLDYVMTVNFDTENWHIANKGYGYRDYGIYSKYKRISFPFDVYVSSNKNELIGTPDTLFYLKKNNWHVVPISENAVYFKVPHWCDEGDYVINTQVVSLNHRSPSGYELRANLDFGNDIAAQQIPIVVSGRIFDFVVTGVSDKRWLNQFSDLSTYFTVGSNNKNGRLSNRSIGAGGAWPYTLPIAPGKNTDTGLEDASVKLGYPVQFALKTIGDYFGIDDLIILRPEFYRVDQNGLNREPVDLYYLTGQQYVKVGSVHDQLKHRISLNGLARKVSATELIRTADTIKALGESITGLTKEAYLKSTLDTTYVCKPKTIVLSKALRTFIGSYANLPAGVDKHRAIAGVQMWYGEYLLPNSAIVVPKGADLFAGYRDNTTSIFEDGFLIVHMKIDAVKDMKVTDPKLSYVTDTANEWLIEGYDTSSLTYEAVAGDVILYEIDKHASDDLVSE is encoded by the coding sequence ATGTTTGGCACCTGCAAATACTCAAATCTAACCAATATATCTGAGTACCGCTATTTAGGTAAATCAATTGATAATCAAAACATACCAAATTACAACTATTCTTACGATATGAAAAGTAGTATTGATTTTTCAGAAATGAATTGGATTTATTCGCCTTATAATAGTCTTATTATCACTTCAGATTCAAGATTTGACTGGGTTTTTAATAATACTTTTAACAGGTATCGTGATTCACTACTCCTAAACTCCTTCCTAGCAGGCATGCACGAACAGCATGGGAATCCGCTTAGGCCAACTGGGGATCATTTTGATGAGACTAAGGATGTGCCGTGGCAAGAGATTTTTCATGTGGTGACTCCACCTACAAAAACTACTTATGGGCTTGCGATGCTTTGGCATATTAGTGATTTGGATGGAAAGTTGTATTACATTGATGTGGCACTTCAGCCCTTTAATAAATTAAGGGGAAATATCATTATCGAGTATAAGGATATGACAACCGGTGCCCTTGTTTATCCCTCTGAAACGCGTTTAGTAGATGATGGCCAATCTTTAAGTATCACTGCAATCGATATTCCAGGTTTTAATTATAAGGGCGCAGGCGTCGATTATATTGCAAATCCAACGATTACAACTGTAAGCAAGTCAGTGGATGTGCATTATGCCTATGAGTATAAAAAGCAGACACTCTATGTTACTTTTTATCTTGAAAAGGACACGGCTAGCCCAAATGCTGATTTATCGGGTTCTATCGAAATCAGTAGTGATACTTTTGATGCAAGTAGAGCGATACCGACAGGTGAACTTGTAACAATAAGTGCTACTATCGACACTCCGACTGTATTCAATTATACAAGTGTTCTCAACACTGGCGTTGAGTCTTATAACGTCGAGGTTGTCAAACCATATACCTTAAAGTGGAATGAAAAGACAAGGCACACTTCATACCATACCTCACCTTGCGCCGATACAAATGGCGACTCTGTCGTTGATGATGCAGATGACCCTTGTGGTGGACATACCACTACTTCGAATGATCCACAATCAGAAAACGGCGTTGAACGTCAAACTTATTCCGTTGACAGAAGTTATTCATATTATACGATTTATGAGCTTAATCACTTTGAACTGGACCTTGTGAATGTCTATAACCCTAAGTTAAGCTACTTAGACCCTGTTTTACTAAGGGCGAGTGCACTCGGATTCGTTCCTGAAGACATTGAAGTTTTGCAGCAGACCGGTTATATTAACAGACCAGACGCTCTAGGGACTAATGCTGCATGGAACGCATCGCTCAATAAATATATCGTCACTCTCCCAAAATCGACTTACCGCAGATCGTCAAAACCCAGCTTTGATTTTTTTGATGAGGCTGATTCTGCTGTAGGTAAGATAAAGGTTCGAAACGATCGAATACTAGTTAATGGCATCCATGTTTTAAATGATGACTGGCACTTAGGAAGTACTCCTCTACCGGCACCAATCCCTAAACTAAGGAGTGCTGTTCTGACACTTAAGGATTATCTGATCTCACATAGAATTTTTAATGGGTATGGTGAGACGACCGGGTTTATAGAGTATACCTTCAAGCGACAAATCAATTCGACCCTACCCTTACCTTCTGTCGCAGTAACCGGCAATCCCCTAAACATTCATACGCCCGTTGTTTGCGATGTATCCGCAAACCCTGAAGACGACTATGATCAGCGAAGTGATTTATCTGGCGGGCGTGTGAATGTTCCCCTTGATTATGTGATGACTGTGAATTTTGATACTGAAAATTGGCACATCGCAAATAAAGGGTATGGCTACAGGGACTATGGTATTTACAGTAAGTATAAACGAATTAGTTTTCCATTTGATGTGTATGTAAGCAGCAACAAAAATGAGTTAATCGGCACGCCCGATACTCTATTTTACCTAAAGAAGAACAACTGGCATGTGGTGCCGATTAGCGAAAACGCAGTATATTTTAAAGTGCCTCATTGGTGTGATGAAGGAGACTATGTGATTAATACGCAGGTGGTTTCCCTTAATCACCGTAGTCCTTCAGGATACGAGCTTAGGGCCAATTTAGATTTTGGCAATGATATTGCTGCACAGCAGATACCGATTGTTGTCAGCGGACGGATTTTTGATTTTGTCGTGACCGGTGTCAGTGATAAAAGATGGTTGAACCAGTTTAGTGATCTATCGACTTACTTTACTGTCGGATCTAACAACAAGAATGGAAGGCTCAGTAACCGATCAATCGGCGCTGGCGGCGCTTGGCCATATACACTGCCGATAGCACCAGGTAAGAACACGGATACCGGCCTAGAGGATGCAAGTGTCAAGTTGGGTTATCCGGTTCAATTTGCCTTAAAGACGATTGGCGATTATTTTGGTATTGATGACCTGATCATCCTGCGTCCCGAATTTTATAGAGTCGATCAAAACGGACTGAATAGAGAACCTGTCGACTTATACTATCTGACAGGTCAGCAGTATGTGAAAGTCGGCAGCGTCCATGATCAGCTGAAGCATCGTATTTCGCTAAATGGATTAGCTAGAAAGGTCAGTGCTACTGAACTAATTCGTACTGCCGATACGATAAAAGCGCTTGGAGAATCCATCACAGGACTTACTAAGGAAGCCTATTTGAAGAGCACTCTCGATACGACCTATGTTTGCAAGCCAAAAACCATCGTTCTTTCGAAGGCTCTAAGAACCTTTATCGGATCATATGCAAACTTGCCTGCCGGGGTAGACAAGCATAGAGCAATCGCCGGTGTTCAGATGTGGTATGGAGAGTATCTTTTACCCAATAGCGCTATTGTCGTTCCAAAGGGTGCTGATCTTTTTGCAGGTTATAGGGATAATACAACCTCCATATTTGAAGATGGTTTTCTGATTGTCCACATGAAGATTGATGCTGTGAAGGATATGAAGGTGACTGATCCTAAGTTAAGCTATGTTACAGATACAGCGAATGAATGGCTTATAGAAGGTTATGATACTTCCAGTCTGACCTATGAAGCGGTTGCCGGCGATGTGATTCTCTATGAGATCGATAAGCACGCTAGCGATGATTTGGTCTCGGAATAG
- a CDS encoding S-layer homology domain-containing protein, which translates to MKHFSFIAILTILLLFTFTFADDFTIIEDLPIDPDDDLPEFMIIEELRIPVGSIDFGAGYVIGYPDNTFKPDKQITYAEFSSMIARAIGINGSAAVNSTCVTPDHWAYESLSAVEYYHILSHVEIPDATLPKLAAENTLLRTADFLGIDVDFRPFLEKMHSEITRAEAVALVNHLLSIQDNYFKLVQFSDVAVDHPYYFTIAASTE; encoded by the coding sequence ATGAAACATTTCAGTTTTATAGCGATACTCACAATCCTATTATTGTTCACCTTCACCTTTGCGGACGATTTTACGATTATCGAGGATCTTCCCATCGATCCAGATGATGATCTGCCAGAATTTATGATCATCGAAGAGCTACGTATTCCTGTAGGTTCAATTGACTTTGGTGCAGGGTATGTCATCGGCTACCCCGACAACACCTTTAAACCGGACAAGCAGATCACCTATGCGGAGTTTAGCTCTATGATTGCAAGAGCCATCGGAATAAACGGCTCTGCAGCTGTAAACAGCACCTGTGTTACTCCAGACCACTGGGCATACGAAAGCCTTTCAGCAGTTGAATACTATCATATTCTAAGCCATGTGGAGATTCCGGATGCGACCCTACCAAAGCTAGCTGCTGAAAACACCTTATTAAGGACGGCTGATTTTTTAGGCATCGATGTCGACTTTAGACCTTTCCTTGAGAAGATGCACAGTGAAATCACAAGAGCGGAAGCAGTCGCACTGGTCAACCATCTACTCAGCATTCAAGACAACTATTTCAAACTCGTCCAATTCAGCGATGTTGCAGTGGACCATCCTTATTATTTTACAATCGCAGCCAGTACAGAATAA
- a CDS encoding response regulator yields MRILIAEDDLVSRRFLQKLLNEYGDCDLVIDGIEAIDAFMMSLRLEEYYDLICLDIMMPRVDGIKVLKTMRDLEEKLNVKSEHKAKIVMTTALGETDIVKQAFEYGCDAYASKPIDTQKLLEVMYNLNLIKNSII; encoded by the coding sequence ATGAGAATACTAATTGCTGAGGACGACCTTGTGAGCAGAAGGTTTTTACAGAAGCTGCTCAACGAATATGGCGATTGTGATCTTGTCATCGATGGAATCGAAGCGATTGATGCTTTTATGATGAGCCTAAGGCTTGAAGAATACTACGACCTGATCTGTCTTGATATCATGATGCCCAGAGTAGACGGTATAAAAGTGCTAAAGACGATGAGAGACCTTGAAGAAAAACTGAATGTGAAATCGGAACACAAGGCGAAAATTGTCATGACGACAGCGCTTGGAGAAACGGATATCGTAAAACAAGCTTTTGAATATGGCTGCGACGCATATGCTTCAAAGCCGATAGACACTCAAAAACTGCTTGAAGTCATGTATAATCTCAATTTAATAAAGAACAGCATCATTTAA
- a CDS encoding DeoR/GlpR family DNA-binding transcription regulator — translation MKASDRSTDIIKKLNRHGRISVKELAIDYRITEDLVRKDLKKLEKQGLLDRVYGGAERKKNKFEAQSIHYRVQVDEEDKASIAKKAVQIITNGEYIFLDTSSTSVHIAKELARSNLEVTVVTDMLEITNILSVCEDVTLIAIGGIYNTYTGGFEGPEAISQIRKYAVDKAFVSCRSVDLHGGDLIEGFVDIGNTKKVILDIARTKIISTTANKYRSSGIFKFYRLEAIDYVITEKEFDMAQLNKLKEYKIKAI, via the coding sequence ATGAAAGCCAGTGATCGATCCACAGATATCATAAAAAAACTGAATAGGCACGGTCGAATTTCTGTAAAGGAGCTCGCCATTGACTATAGGATTACAGAAGATCTTGTACGCAAGGATCTCAAAAAGCTTGAAAAGCAAGGACTGCTTGATAGGGTTTACGGGGGTGCGGAAAGAAAGAAGAATAAATTTGAAGCCCAGAGCATTCACTACCGAGTGCAGGTGGATGAAGAGGATAAGGCGAGTATTGCAAAAAAGGCTGTCCAGATCATTACAAACGGCGAGTATATTTTTTTAGATACATCCAGTACAAGTGTTCATATCGCAAAAGAACTGGCCCGTTCCAACCTCGAGGTGACTGTTGTGACCGACATGCTTGAGATCACAAATATTTTAAGTGTCTGCGAAGATGTTACACTCATTGCCATCGGGGGTATATATAATACGTATACAGGTGGTTTTGAAGGCCCAGAAGCCATAAGTCAGATTCGAAAGTACGCTGTGGACAAGGCATTTGTCAGCTGCAGGAGTGTGGATCTGCACGGCGGTGACCTTATTGAAGGCTTTGTGGATATCGGAAACACCAAGAAAGTGATACTCGATATCGCTCGAACCAAAATCATTTCTACTACTGCCAATAAATACAGGAGTTCGGGTATCTTTAAATTTTATCGACTTGAAGCTATCGACTATGTGATTACTGAAAAAGAATTCGACATGGCTCAGCTTAACAAGCTTAAGGAATATAAGATAAAGGCCATCTAA